From Acidimicrobiia bacterium:
CAACAACGATTGACGGAAGACCATCCCGCTTCTAGCGTAGGGCCGTGTTGCCGATAGAGACGGGCGGCGCCGCCGCCGACGCGGGCAGCTACGAGGACGTCGTCGTCGTGCGCGACCTGCGGGTCCGGGCCCGGTGCGCGTGCCACCGGCTGCCGGTCGACGCGCTGCTCCACGTCGGCTACCTGCCCGCCGGCCGGCTGGTCGCGACCGGCGACCTCGCCGACGCGGTGACGTCGCTCGCCCGCGACGAGTGGGTACAACCGGAGGCGGCGGCCCACGTCGCGGACTGGGTCGTCGGCGTGAGCGGGGCGCGAGGAGTCGGGGTCGTGGTCGAGAGCCGGTTCAGCTGCGCGGGCGGCGATGGTCGTGAGGGTCGCGCCGCGCTCCTCACGACCACTACGCGCGGCGCGCTCCGCGACGACGCCGTCCGCCGCGGCGAGTTCCTGGCAGCGCTGCGGCGCGGGCACGGCACGCGATGACGAGCGAGCGCGTGCGGGTCAAGCGCGTGTACGAGGCCGCGGCACGCGGTGACGGCGCGCGCCTGCTCGTCGACCGCCTCTGGCCACGCGGGTTGCGCAAGGAGGACGCCGACTTCGAGTGGCACAAGGAGCTCGCGCCGAGCACCGAGCTGCGCCGCTTCTACGGTCACGTGCCCGAGCGGTTCGACGAGTTCGCGAAGCGCTATCGCGACGAGCTGCGCGCAGCCGACGCGGCCGACGCGCTCGCGCACGTCCGCAGCCTCGCGCGACGGCGACCCGTCACGCTGCTGACCGCGACGAAGGACGTCGACCACTCGGGCGCAGCCGTCCTCGCGGACGTCGTGCGGGGGCGCCGTCGCTGATGCGGACGAACGCCGGCCGTGGGCGGATGCCCGGGACGGCCGGCGCCGAGGAAGCCATGAGCCTGGCGTCAGGCGCGCGCCGCGACGCGCTCTTCGCGCCGCTCCGAGAGCCGCCGTGCCGCGCGTCCGACCCGTTCGACGTGGCACAGCAGCGC
This genomic window contains:
- a CDS encoding GTP cyclohydrolase I, which encodes MLPIETGGAAADAGSYEDVVVVRDLRVRARCACHRLPVDALLHVGYLPAGRLVATGDLADAVTSLARDEWVQPEAAAHVADWVVGVSGARGVGVVVESRFSCAGGDGREGRAALLTTTTRGALRDDAVRRGEFLAALRRGHGTR
- a CDS encoding DUF488 family protein; translation: MTSERVRVKRVYEAAARGDGARLLVDRLWPRGLRKEDADFEWHKELAPSTELRRFYGHVPERFDEFAKRYRDELRAADAADALAHVRSLARRRPVTLLTATKDVDHSGAAVLADVVRGRRR